ATCGGTCTCTGAGCAATGCCCGTTCGACGTCTCGGGCTACACCTTCTCTGGTCTGCCCGGCGTGATCATCGGTCACAACGACTCCATCGCGTGGGGCTTCACGAACCTCGGGCCCGACGTCGCGGACCTCTACATCGAGAAGATCGATACGCAAGAGGGAACGTATCGGCTCGACGGCGAAGACGTTCCGCTCGATGTGCGCACCGAGACCATCTCGGTGGCGGGAGGCGACGACGTCGAGATCACTGTGCGCTCAACAGAGCGCGGTCCGCTCGTGAGCGGTCTCACGGGTGACTACACGACGATCGCCAATGACGCTGCCAACACAATCGATCTGTCCGAGGGTGAGAGCCTCGGCGTCTCGCTGCAATGGACGGCGCTCACGCCGGGAAACACCGCCAGCGCCGTCTTCGCCATGAACGAAGCACGCGACTGGGACTCCTTCCGCGACGCCGCGAAGCTCTTCGACGTCCCCAGCCAGAACTTGATCTTCGCCGACACCGAGGGCAACATCGGGTACCAGGCGCCAGGGCTCGTTCCCGTGCGCAAAACGGGCGACGGCACGACGCCGCTGCCCGGCTGGACGAGCGAGAACGGCTGGAGCGGCTACGTCGACTTCGAGAAGCTGCCGAGCACCTACAACCCGCCGCAGGGCTACATCGTCACGGCCAACAACGCGGCCGTCGGGCCGGACTACCCCGTCTTCATTACGAGGGACTGGGATGCCGGCTACCGTGCCGAGCGCATCACCGAGCGCCTGACAGACCTCATCGACTCGGGCGACCCGCTAACGGCGCAGGACATGTCTGACATTCAGGCGGACAACCACAACGCTATCGCCGAGGTGCTCGTCCCCTACCTGCTCGAGGCGACGCCGAGCGAGCACACCCTTCAGGCGCGTGCGCTGCTCGCGGAGTGGGACTATTCCGACGACGTCGACAGCGCAGCATCCGCCTATTTCAATATCGTGTGGAAGAACCTTCTCGAGCAGGTCTTCGCCCCGAAGCTGCCCGAGACGCAGGCTCCCGAGGGCAGCGCCCGCTGGTTCCAGATCGTCACGAACCTTCTGCCGTTGAGCCAGTCGGCGTGGTGGGCCGACGACGATGTGTCGACGCGTGATGAGGCGCTCGCGCGGGCGATGGACGCCGCGTGGGACGAAGCCGTCGACCTCATGGGCGATGATCCGAGCGCGTGGACCTGGGGCGACCTGCACACCCTCACGGTGCGCAACGCGAGTCTCGGCGAGTCGGGAATCGGACTCATCGAGCAGCTCTTCAACCGCGGGCCGTACGCGGTCGGCGGCGGTTCGAGCGTCGTCAACGCGAACGGCTGGAGCGCCTCGCAGGGGTACGAGGTCAACTGGGTGCCGTCGATGCGGCAGGTGATCGATCTGTCAGACTTCGATGCCTCGACCTGGATCAACCTCACGGGTGCGTCAGGGCACGCGTATCATCCGCATTACGTCGATCAGGCACCGCTCTGGGCCGACCACAAGACCCTCCCGTGGGCGTTTACGTCCGATGCGAGGGCGGATGCTGCCGAGCACACTCTCACGCTGGCCCCGGCCTCCGAAAAATGAGTTGCAGAAAATGGCTGCCGGCTCGCATCGAGACGACAGCCATTTCCTGCAACTCACGTCACACCCCGCCGACGCGGGATAAGACTGGCGCTCAGCGCTGCGGGTACTGCCGTTCGCCCTCACCGATGTACAGCTGCTGAGGGCGACCGATCTTGGTCTGCGGGTCGAGGCTCATCTCGCGCCAGTGGGCGATCCATCCGGGGAGGCGCCCGATCGCGAACAGCACGGTGAACATGCGCGTGGGAAAGCCCATGGCCTTGTAGATCACGCCCGTGTAGAAGTCCACGTTCGGGTAGAGGCGGCGCTCCTTGAAGTAGTCGTCCTCAAGCGCGATCTGCTCAAGCTCCTGCGCGACGTCGAGCAGCGGGTCGCTGATGCCGAGCGAATCGAGCACGGCGTTCGCAGATTCCTTGACGATGCGCGCGCGGGGATCGTAGTTCTTGTAGACGCGGTGCCCGAAACCCATGAGCTTGACGCCGTCTTCTTTGTTCTTCACGCGCTCGACGAAGCGGCGAACACCCTCGCCCGACTCCTGAATCTGACCGAGCATCTCGAGAACAGCCTCGTTCGCTCCCCCGTGCAGCGGACCGGAGAGCGCGTTGATGCCGGCCGAGATCGACGCGTAGAGGTTCGCTCCCGTCGACCCGACGAGGCGCACTGTCGAGGTCGACGCGTTCTGCTCGTGGTCCTCGTGCAGAATGAGCAGCCGCTCAAGCGCCTTCGAGAGAACCGGGTTCACCTCGTAGTCTTCGGCCATGTTTCCGAAGTTGAGGCGCAGGAAGTTGTCGACGAAGCTCAGATTGTTGTCGGGGTACAGGAACGCCTGCCCCTGGGACTTCTTGTGCGCGTACGCGGCGATCACGGGCAGCTTCGCGAGAAGCCGGATGGTCGTCATCTCGACGTGCTCAGGGTCCTTGGGGTCGAGGCCGTTCTCGTAGTAGGTCGACAGCGCGCTCAGGGCGCTCGACAGCACGGACATCGGGTGCGCGGTGTGCGGCAGCGCCGAGAAGAAGTGCTTCAGGTCTTCGTGCAACAGCGTGTGACGGCGCACGCGCTCGTCGAAGTCGGCAAGCTCATCGGCCGTCGGAAGCTCGCCGTGAATCAGCAGCCACGCGACCTCAAGGTATGTCGAGTTGGAGGCGAGCTGGTCGATGGGGTACCCGCGGTAGCGCAGAATCCCCTGGTCACCATCAATGTACGTGATGCGCGACTTCGTCGCCGCGGTGTTCACGAAGCCGTAGTCGAGGGCGGTCAGGCCGGTCTGTTTTGTCAGCGTCGAGACGTCGAGGCTCGAGGCCCCGCTCGTCGCGTCGACCATCGGCAGTTCTGCCGTGCCGCCCGGAAACGTCAGCGTCGCCTTGTGTGCCTCGTCACCCGTCTGCTGTCCGACGTCGCCCACGGCGCCTCCTCTTACCTGTCCGTCACGTGTTGAGTGATGTATCGCGGCGCGCACATGGTGACGGCGCGCTGCTCCTCTTACAGCCTAATCGTGCACAAGGGCTTCTGTCACAACCGACAACTGTTCACAGCATCGCTTAGAGGGTTTCTCCACCGGATGCTGCTCGCAGCCGTGCCGCACCGGCATCGACGCGCTCGTCCGACGCCGTCAGCGAGAGGCGCACGAAGGTCGGATAGTGGTCGCCGTAGAAGTGACCGGGGCCGCCGATGATGCCGAGTCCCGCAAGTCGGTCAATGCTCTCCCACGCGTCGCGGCCCTCTGTGACCCACAGATACAGGCCGGCCTCGCTTCGCTCGATCCGAAACCCGGCTGCCGTGAGCGCAGGAACGAGAACGTCGCGCCGTCGCCGGTACAGCGCCTTCTGCTGCGCGACGTGCTCATCGTCGCGCAGGGCGACCGCCATCGCGTGCTGCAGCGGTGCGGGCACCATGAGTCCCGCGTGCTTGCGCACGTTCGTGAGCGAGGCGATCACCCGAGCGCACCCGGCCGCGAAGGCCGCACGGTATCCGGCCATGTTCGACTGCTTGCTCAGCGAATAGATCGAGAGGATGCCGCGACGGTCGCCGTCCGTCACGCGCGGATCGAGAATGCACGGCGTCGGCTCACTCACCCACGGCCCCTCCCACCCCAGCTCGGCATAGCATTCGTCGTTCACGATCACGGCGTCGAGCTCTCGAGCGCGGGCGACAGCCAGGCGAAGACTCTCGATGTCGTGCACGCGCCCGTCGGGGTTCCCCGGCGAATTCAGCCAGATGAGGCGCGTTTCGACGGGCCATTCCGCAGGGTCGTCCGACGCGAGAGCCTCCGCACCGCAGAGCGCAGCACCCATCGCGTAGCTCGGGTACGCGGCCGTCGGGTGAACGACGACGTCGCCCTCCCCCAGGCCGAGCAGAAACGGCAGTAGGGCAACGAGCTCTTTCGAGCCGATCGTCGGCAGCACATTGCGGAGCTCGAGGTCGGGCACGTTTCGCCGGCGCGCGTACCAGTCGACGATGGCCTGGCGCAGCTCGGGAGTGCCGACCGTTGTCGGATAGCCGTGAGCATCCGTCGCCGCCTTCAGCGCATCACGCACGATCGCCGGCGTGGGATCGACGGGTGAGCCGATCGACAGGTCGACGACTCCGCCCTGGTGCTCCGCCGCTTTCTCACGGTAGGGAACGAGAGTGTCCCAGGGGTACTCCGGAAGCTCTCGGGTCACCTCGCGCTCACTCGGCGTTCTGGGGCGGCAGTGCGGCGATGACGGGGTGGTCGTGGTGGATCACACCGACCTTCGCAGCGCCTCCGGGCGAGCCGATCTCGTCGAAGAACTCGACGTTCGCCTTATAGTAGTCGGACCATTCGTCGGGAAGGTCGTCTTCGTAGTAGATCGCCTCGACGGGGCATACGGGCTCGCATGCACCGCAGTCCACGCACTCGTCCGGGTGGATGTAGAGGCTGCGTTCACCCTCGTAGATGCAATCGACCGGGCATTCGTCGATGCAGGCGCGATCTTTCACGTCAACGCACGGAAGAGCGATCACATAGGTCACTGTGCTGAAACTCCTTCTCGCCGGGTCTGCCCAGTCTACGCCGGAGTGCCCGTGCGAAGGTTCCGCTCGGGCAGCCGCGGCCACGCGAGCACGATCGCGGCGACAAGCGGCACGCCGAACAGCCAGACCAGTCCGAGAACGCTCTGCGTGATCAGCACAGACCCCCCGGGACTCGGCAGCGAGAAGAGCGCGACGATGCCGACGATTCCGATGCCCGCCGCGATCGAGGGAAGCCTCTCGGCGATCACGAGACGCAGACCGAGCAGCAGGGCGAGCACGCCGATCAGGCCGAGCACGAGACCGTAGGGAATCGTGATGCCCAACGGTGTGAGCGTGAGTGTGTGTCCGACAGTTCCGACGATTCCATACACGACCCCGAGCACGAGTGTGATCAGGGCGGTGACGATGCGCGAGAGCGTGCTGGGCTCTCCGCCGACTGGTGCGTCTGCATCATCGTGGGCGTCTGGATGCTGCCATTCCGGTGCTGTGCTCACGAGAGAATCGTATCGGTGCGTGCTGTGTGCGCCGTCCGCGCGGCGGCTGGGCTCTGCCGTCACGGCATGCCAGCCATGCGCAGCAACGCGGCCACGACCGCGGCGGCGATGACGACGACGAGAAAGGGGGCACGCATGGCGAGCAGGCCCGCCGCGACCACGAGAGCCGGAAGCCGGGCATCGACGACGATCGCCTGGCCATCGCCGAGCGCCTGCACCACGATGAGCGCCGCGAGCATCGCCACGGTCATGAGGTCGGCGACGCGCGAGACCACGGGTTTCTCGAGAACGCGCGGCGGAATCGAGTACCCCGCGAGCTTGAGGGCGACACACGCGATGGATGCTGCGAGCACAATGTGCCACAGGGTCACGACTCCGCCCTCCTCGCGTGCGAAAACCAGTTGAACACCCCGACGACCACCGCCACAACGGCGGCGAGAATGACGGGAAGCCCCGGTGCGAGCACCGGAGTGAAAGCAGCCGCGACAATCGCTGCGCCGCACGCAACGGCAACGGGCTGAAGCCGCGTGAGGCGAGGCCACAGCAGCGCGAGAAACGCCGCAGCTGCCGCTGCGTCGAGCCCGTACGCGCGCGTGTCGCCGAGCACATCGCCGATGAGCGCTCCGATGAGCGTCGTGAGGTTCCAGCCGACGAACACCGCGAGTCCGGTCACCCAGAAGCCCACGCGGCGCGCCTTCGGGTCGGATTGCGCGAGCGACACGGCCGTCGACTCATCAATCGTCACCCACGCCGCGGCCACGTTCCTGAACACGCCCGCGCCCACGATCGGCTTCATGCGGATGCCGTAGGCGGTGTTGCGCACGCCGAGAAGCGCGGCACTCGCGATCGCCGAGCCGCCTGCTGCGGCACCGCCCGAGGCGAGCACTCCGACGAGGGCGAACTGCGATCCGCCCGTGAACATCAGAAGGCTGAGAACGCAGGTCTGCCAGATGTCGAGGCCCGAGGCGACGGCGAGGGCGCCGAACGAGACTCCGTATGCGGCAGTTGCAGCGCCGACGGCAAGACCCTGCTTGAGAGCAGTCTGCTCCGCCGCGCTTCTGCTGCCGCCCACGTCATCCTCGAGGCGTGACGGTGTAGAGCAGGCTGTCCGACGCCGCCACGACAGTCACGTCGTACTCGTCGCTCGAGAGGTTGACGACGCTGCCGAGCTCTGCCGTCGAAACTTCGTCGTCGACGGCGAAACCAGCATCGGACAAGCGCTGTTCGGCGTCATCCGCCGACACGTCTCCGCTCACGAGCACGACCCAGTGCGTTGTCGATCCCTGCGTCTGCGTCGCACCGCGGATCGAGCCGTCGACGAGAGGAACGGCGTCGGTCGGAAACCCTTGCGGAACGCCCTCGCTGAGTTCGACGTCACCGCCCGTGGCTTCGCGCACAGCATCCTGAACCGTCTGACTCATCGTCTGCTCAACGAGGCTGCACCCCGAAAGCGCAGGCGCGGCCACGACGGCTAGTGCGATCAGAGCGGTGCTGGTGCGACGACGAAGACTCACGGTTCAAGGGTAACCAGCGGATGCTGAGCCACACCCGAATGCCCACGGCGAACCTCAGGCGTCTTGACGCTTCTGCCGAGCAGCGGCGCGGCCGCGCTCGTGTGCATCGAGAATGACCTTGCGAATGCGCACGGCGTCGGGCGTGACTTCAACGCACTCGTCTTCGCGCGCGAACTCAAGGCACTCCTCGAGAGAGAGCTGGCGCGACGGCGTCATCGACTCGAAGGAGTCGGCCGTCGACGAACGCATGTTCGTGAGTTTCTTCTCCTTTGTGATGTTCACGTCCATGTCGTCTGCACGCGAGTTCTCACCGATGACCATGCCCTCGTACACCTCTTCTGTGGGGTTCACGAAGAATGTCATGCGCTCTTGCAGGTTGATGATCGCGAAGGGCGTCACGACTCCCATGCGGTCGGCGACGATCGAACCGTTGTTTCGCGTCGCAATCGAACCCGCCCACTCGTCGTAGCCGTGAGAGAGCGTGTTGGCAATGCCCGTGCCGCGCGTCGTCGTCATGAACTCCGAGCGGAAGCCGATGAGTCCGCGGCTCGGGACAATGAACTCCATGCGGATCCAGCCGGTGCCGTGGTTCGTCATGCCCTCCATGCGGCCCTTTCGGGCGGCGAGCAGCTGGGTGATCGCACCGAGATACTCCTCGGGAGCGTCGATCGTCAGCTCTTCGAACGGCTCGTGAATCTTGCCGTCGACTGTCTTCGTGACGACCTGAGGCTTGCCCACCGTGAGTTCGTAGCCTTCTCGCCGCATCTGCTCAACGAGAATGGCGAGTGCGAGCTCTCCTCGACCCTGCACCTCCCACGCGTCTGGCCTGCCGATGTCGAGAACCTTGAGCGAGACGTTTCCGATGAGCTCGCGATCGAGGCGGTCCTTGACCATGCGGGCCGTGAGCTTGTGCCCCTTGACCTTGCCCATGAGCGGCGACGTATTTGTTCCGATCGTCATGGAGATCGCGGGATCATCGATGTGGATCGTAGGTCGCGGCCGCACATCATCGGGATCACACAGGGTCTCGCCGATCATGATGTCGGGGAATCCGGCGACGGCGACGATGTCTCCGGGTCCAGCGCTCTCGGCGGGGAATCGGTCGAGAGCCTTGGTCATGAGCAGCTCAGTGATGCGCACGTTCGATACCGTGCCATCGCGCTTCGCCCAGGCGACGGTCTGTCCCTTGGTGATGGTGCCCTGGAAGATGCGCAGCAGTGCGAGGCGGCCGAGGAAGGGCGACGCGTCGAGGTTCGTCACGTGCGCCTGCAGGGGGTGCTCGTCATCGTACGTCGGCGCCGGGATGTGCTCGAGGATGGCCTCGAAGAGGGGCTCGAGGTTCTCATTGTCGGGAAGCGAGCCGTCTGCGGGCTTCGTGAGAGACGCGCGGCCGGCCTTGCCCGACGCATACACGACGGGCACATCGAGAATGGCGTCGATGTCGAGGTCGGGAACGTCGTCGGCGATGTCACTCGCGAGACCGAG
This DNA window, taken from Paramicrobacterium agarici, encodes the following:
- a CDS encoding penicillin acylase family protein; amino-acid sequence: MAHSLSRRIGRVVLWIIVALLVLGLIGAGLAFWTVQRSFPKTEGTIDIPGLEHEVTVTRDAYGIPQITAESAHDLFLAQGFVQAQDRFWEMDFRRHVTSGRLSEMFGESQVSTDTFIRTLGWRKVAEKEVDALDDTSRAYYEAYADGVNAYLDTHSGADISLEYAVLGFQNPEYSPEPWTPADSVAWLKAMAWDLRSNLEQEIDRAILSTSMSSSQIATLYPEYPYDIHPTIVSEPSVQSAAPHDTQGTDAVADNAATDAIAPQLAQLSELLRGMPTLLGDAGSDIGSNSWVVSGDHTATGKPLLANDPHLGPVMPSVWYQMGLHCKSVSEQCPFDVSGYTFSGLPGVIIGHNDSIAWGFTNLGPDVADLYIEKIDTQEGTYRLDGEDVPLDVRTETISVAGGDDVEITVRSTERGPLVSGLTGDYTTIANDAANTIDLSEGESLGVSLQWTALTPGNTASAVFAMNEARDWDSFRDAAKLFDVPSQNLIFADTEGNIGYQAPGLVPVRKTGDGTTPLPGWTSENGWSGYVDFEKLPSTYNPPQGYIVTANNAAVGPDYPVFITRDWDAGYRAERITERLTDLIDSGDPLTAQDMSDIQADNHNAIAEVLVPYLLEATPSEHTLQARALLAEWDYSDDVDSAASAYFNIVWKNLLEQVFAPKLPETQAPEGSARWFQIVTNLLPLSQSAWWADDDVSTRDEALARAMDAAWDEAVDLMGDDPSAWTWGDLHTLTVRNASLGESGIGLIEQLFNRGPYAVGGGSSVVNANGWSASQGYEVNWVPSMRQVIDLSDFDASTWINLTGASGHAYHPHYVDQAPLWADHKTLPWAFTSDARADAAEHTLTLAPASEK
- a CDS encoding citrate synthase, with translation MGDVGQQTGDEAHKATLTFPGGTAELPMVDATSGASSLDVSTLTKQTGLTALDYGFVNTAATKSRITYIDGDQGILRYRGYPIDQLASNSTYLEVAWLLIHGELPTADELADFDERVRRHTLLHEDLKHFFSALPHTAHPMSVLSSALSALSTYYENGLDPKDPEHVEMTTIRLLAKLPVIAAYAHKKSQGQAFLYPDNNLSFVDNFLRLNFGNMAEDYEVNPVLSKALERLLILHEDHEQNASTSTVRLVGSTGANLYASISAGINALSGPLHGGANEAVLEMLGQIQESGEGVRRFVERVKNKEDGVKLMGFGHRVYKNYDPRARIVKESANAVLDSLGISDPLLDVAQELEQIALEDDYFKERRLYPNVDFYTGVIYKAMGFPTRMFTVLFAIGRLPGWIAHWREMSLDPQTKIGRPQQLYIGEGERQYPQR
- the dapC gene encoding succinyldiaminopimelate transaminase; the encoded protein is MTRELPEYPWDTLVPYREKAAEHQGGVVDLSIGSPVDPTPAIVRDALKAATDAHGYPTTVGTPELRQAIVDWYARRRNVPDLELRNVLPTIGSKELVALLPFLLGLGEGDVVVHPTAAYPSYAMGAALCGAEALASDDPAEWPVETRLIWLNSPGNPDGRVHDIESLRLAVARARELDAVIVNDECYAELGWEGPWVSEPTPCILDPRVTDGDRRGILSIYSLSKQSNMAGYRAAFAAGCARVIASLTNVRKHAGLMVPAPLQHAMAVALRDDEHVAQQKALYRRRRDVLVPALTAAGFRIERSEAGLYLWVTEGRDAWESIDRLAGLGIIGGPGHFYGDHYPTFVRLSLTASDERVDAGAARLRAASGGETL
- the fdxA gene encoding ferredoxin; translated protein: MTYVIALPCVDVKDRACIDECPVDCIYEGERSLYIHPDECVDCGACEPVCPVEAIYYEDDLPDEWSDYYKANVEFFDEIGSPGGAAKVGVIHHDHPVIAALPPQNAE
- a CDS encoding AzlD domain-containing protein is translated as MTLWHIVLAASIACVALKLAGYSIPPRVLEKPVVSRVADLMTVAMLAALIVVQALGDGQAIVVDARLPALVVAAGLLAMRAPFLVVVIAAAVVAALLRMAGMP
- a CDS encoding AzlC family ABC transporter permease, whose product is MGGSRSAAEQTALKQGLAVGAATAAYGVSFGALAVASGLDIWQTCVLSLLMFTGGSQFALVGVLASGGAAAGGSAIASAALLGVRNTAYGIRMKPIVGAGVFRNVAAAWVTIDESTAVSLAQSDPKARRVGFWVTGLAVFVGWNLTTLIGALIGDVLGDTRAYGLDAAAAAAFLALLWPRLTRLQPVAVACGAAIVAAAFTPVLAPGLPVILAAVVAVVVGVFNWFSHARRAES
- the typA gene encoding translational GTPase TypA, yielding MAIATRETLRNVAIVAHVDHGKTTLVDAMLRQTGSFSDHEHVEERAMDSNELEREKGITILAKNTAISYNGAHAAHGPVTINVIDTPGHADFGGEVERGLSMVDGVVLLVDASEGPLPQTRFVLRKALEAQLPVILLVNKTDRGDARIDDVVAESQDLLLGLASDIADDVPDLDIDAILDVPVVYASGKAGRASLTKPADGSLPDNENLEPLFEAILEHIPAPTYDDEHPLQAHVTNLDASPFLGRLALLRIFQGTITKGQTVAWAKRDGTVSNVRITELLMTKALDRFPAESAGPGDIVAVAGFPDIMIGETLCDPDDVRPRPTIHIDDPAISMTIGTNTSPLMGKVKGHKLTARMVKDRLDRELIGNVSLKVLDIGRPDAWEVQGRGELALAILVEQMRREGYELTVGKPQVVTKTVDGKIHEPFEELTIDAPEEYLGAITQLLAARKGRMEGMTNHGTGWIRMEFIVPSRGLIGFRSEFMTTTRGTGIANTLSHGYDEWAGSIATRNNGSIVADRMGVVTPFAIINLQERMTFFVNPTEEVYEGMVIGENSRADDMDVNITKEKKLTNMRSSTADSFESMTPSRQLSLEECLEFAREDECVEVTPDAVRIRKVILDAHERGRAAARQKRQDA